In Cyanobium sp. AMD-g, one genomic interval encodes:
- the typA gene encoding translational GTPase TypA, whose product MSGEIKGAPIRNIAIIAHVDHGKTTLVDALLEQSGIFREGEAVPTCVMDSNDLERERGITILSKNTAVDYNGIRINIVDTPGHSDFGGEVERVLGMVDGCLLIVDANEGPMPQTRFVLKKALEKGLRPIVFVNKIDRARVDPEQAVDKVLDLFLELGADDDQCDFTYLFGSGMAGYAKPDMATESDTMKPLFDAILRHVPPPVGDPTKPLQLQVTTLDYSDFLGRIMIGRVHNGTIVGGQSVALIRDDGSIKRGRISKLLGFQGLQRVEIPEARAGDLVAVAGFDEVNIGETIACPDHPEALPLIKVDEPTLQMTFVVNDSPFAGKEGKFVTSRQLRDRLQRELLTNVALRVEDTDSPDRFSVCGRGELHLGILIETMRREGFEFQVSQPQVIFRTIDGTPHEPFETLVMDVPEEAVGSCIEKLGMRKGEMQNMEATSDGRTQLEFVVPSRGLIGFRGEFIRASRGEGIMSHSFLDYRPMQGDFDARRNGVLIAFEEGTATFYALKGAEDRGQFFITPGTKVYKGMIVGEHNRPPDLELNVCKAKQVTNIRSAGAEVLDTLQSPIQMTLERALEYIGPDEMLEVTPESIRLRKLPVKKPAKR is encoded by the coding sequence ATGAGCGGCGAGATCAAAGGCGCCCCGATACGCAATATCGCGATCATTGCCCACGTTGACCACGGCAAAACCACCTTGGTGGATGCTTTGCTTGAGCAGTCCGGCATCTTCCGCGAAGGCGAAGCGGTGCCCACGTGCGTGATGGACTCCAACGACCTGGAGCGGGAGCGGGGGATCACGATTCTCTCCAAGAACACGGCCGTGGATTACAACGGCATTCGCATCAACATTGTCGACACCCCCGGTCACTCAGATTTCGGCGGTGAGGTGGAGCGGGTGCTCGGCATGGTCGACGGCTGTCTGCTGATCGTGGACGCCAATGAAGGCCCCATGCCCCAGACCCGTTTCGTGCTCAAGAAGGCCCTGGAGAAAGGGCTGAGGCCGATCGTCTTCGTCAACAAGATCGACCGGGCCCGGGTGGACCCCGAGCAGGCCGTCGACAAGGTTCTCGACCTGTTCCTGGAGCTTGGCGCCGACGACGACCAGTGCGATTTCACCTACCTGTTCGGTAGCGGCATGGCCGGCTATGCCAAGCCCGACATGGCCACCGAAAGCGACACCATGAAGCCGCTGTTCGATGCCATCCTGCGGCATGTTCCACCGCCGGTGGGAGATCCCACCAAGCCCCTGCAGCTGCAGGTGACCACCCTCGATTACTCCGATTTCCTGGGTCGGATCATGATCGGACGGGTGCACAACGGCACCATCGTCGGTGGCCAGAGCGTCGCCCTGATCCGCGATGACGGCAGCATCAAGCGCGGCCGCATCAGCAAGCTGCTGGGCTTCCAGGGGCTGCAGCGGGTGGAGATTCCCGAAGCCCGGGCCGGAGATCTGGTGGCCGTGGCCGGTTTCGATGAGGTCAACATCGGCGAGACGATCGCCTGTCCCGATCACCCCGAGGCCCTGCCCCTGATCAAGGTGGACGAACCCACCCTGCAGATGACCTTCGTGGTCAACGACTCGCCGTTCGCCGGCAAGGAGGGCAAATTCGTCACCAGCCGTCAGCTGCGTGATCGCCTGCAGCGGGAACTGCTCACCAACGTGGCCCTGCGGGTCGAGGACACCGACTCCCCCGACCGTTTCTCCGTCTGTGGACGGGGCGAACTGCACCTCGGCATCCTGATCGAGACGATGCGCCGCGAGGGCTTCGAGTTCCAGGTGTCCCAGCCCCAGGTGATCTTCCGCACCATCGACGGCACGCCCCACGAGCCGTTCGAGACCCTGGTGATGGATGTGCCCGAGGAAGCGGTGGGCAGCTGCATCGAGAAGCTCGGCATGCGCAAGGGCGAGATGCAGAACATGGAGGCCACCAGCGATGGGCGCACCCAGCTGGAGTTCGTGGTGCCATCCCGGGGCCTGATCGGCTTCCGCGGCGAGTTCATCCGGGCCAGCCGCGGTGAAGGCATCATGAGCCACTCCTTCCTCGATTACCGCCCCATGCAGGGGGATTTCGACGCCCGCCGCAATGGCGTTCTGATCGCCTTCGAGGAAGGCACCGCCACCTTCTATGCCCTCAAGGGCGCCGAAGATCGCGGCCAGTTCTTCATCACCCCCGGCACCAAGGTGTACAAGGGAATGATCGTCGGCGAGCACAACCGTCCGCCCGATCTGGAACTCAACGTCTGCAAGGCCAAGCAGGTCACCAACATCCGCTCAGCCGGTGCCGAAGTTCTCGACACCCTGCAGTCCCCGATCCAGATGACGCTGGAGCGGGCCCTCGAGTACATCGGCCCCGACGAGATGCTCGAGGTCACACCCGAGTCGATCCGGCTGCGCAAGCTGCCGGTGAAGAAGCCCGCCAAGCGTTGA